A single window of Macaca mulatta isolate MMU2019108-1 chromosome 9, T2T-MMU8v2.0, whole genome shotgun sequence DNA harbors:
- the LOC144331013 gene encoding uncharacterized protein LOC144331013, with product MQIGSLPPRPSPREAGGGRGGEERGRGRGRGGGGEERGRGARRAPGASGRSESGGARLQPAKRPPARRGPAPAAAAAARRLRALQPRRHPRGTAPDPLPGAPVRAAPGPRTAFSGPAGRSRGASCQPAAFRHRGPAWPPRSSAAARRARAVRCTCSSAGRQPTLGQHSPGETNPSAARRASGLAPLAPAVRCSAPLPPPPESQTPANGAAVAAASQGLGAHRAPAAGAV from the coding sequence ATGCAAATCGGCTCCCTGCCCCCACGCCCCTCCCCCCGAGaggcgggcggcgggcggggagGAGAAGAGCGGGGGAGGGGACGGGGCCGGGGAGGGGGCGGTGAGGAGCGCGGAAGAGGGGCGAGACGGGCCCCCGGCGCCTCCGGTCGGTCAGAGAGCGGCGGGGCGCGTCTGCAGCCCGCCAAGCGGCCTCCTGCGCGCCGGGGCCCCGCacccgctgctgctgctgctgcccgcCGCCTGCGTGCGCTCCAGCCGCGCCGGCATCCTCGGGGCACCGCGCCCGACCCGCTCCCTGGGGCGCCCGTTCGCGCCGCGCCTGGGCCTCGCACCGCCTTCAGTGGCCCCGCCGGCCGGTCGCGGGGTGCCAGCTGCCAGCCAGCCGCATTCCGACACAGAGGGCCGGCCTGGCCGCCGCGATCCTCGGCGGCTGCTCGGCGAGCCCGGGCGGTGAGGTGCACCTGTTCTTCAGCCGGCCGGCAGCCAACCCTCGGCCAGCACTCTCCCGGAGAGACCAATCCCAGCGCAGCGCGGAGGGCTAGCGGTCTGGCTCCCCTCGCTCCAGCCGTCCGCTGCTCcgcgccgctgccgccgccgcccgAGAGTCAAACTCCAGCGAACGGCGCCGCTGTAGCCGCCGcgagccaggggctgggggcgCACCGGGCGCCCGCGGCGGGTGCGGTCTGA